The following proteins are co-located in the Halictus rubicundus isolate RS-2024b chromosome 1, iyHalRubi1_principal, whole genome shotgun sequence genome:
- the Rhea gene encoding talin_middle and talin-RS domain-containing protein rhea isoform X3: MATLSLRIYIPEKNATKTMQFDPSTSVYDACRIIREKLVEASNMGQPKDYGLFLADEDVKKGVWLEPGRNLDYYILRNSDLLEYRRKLRTLRVRMLDGTLKTLLVDDSQPVANLMVVICTKIGITNHDEYSLVRELADEETENQKPGNFGTLTLKRKKEEKGERDAKMDQLRKKLKTDDEVNWIDPSKTLREQGIDESETVLLRRKFFFSDQNIDSRDPVQLSLLYVQARDAILDGTHPVTQEKACIFAGIQCQIQFGDYKEDKHKPGFLDLKEFLPQSYVKVKGIEKKIFAEHKKHGGVSELDAKVLYTKTARSLSTYGVTFFLVKEKMKGKNKLVPRLLGVTKDSVLRLDEKTKEILKTWPLTTVRRWGASPNTFTLDFGDYSDQYYSVQTTEAEQILQLISGYIDIILKKQKAKDHFGIEGDEGSTMVEDSVSPLKATFMQHATSNVGKGNVEAVSVAIPAVMRVGDGARPYETGHMGGAQYTTVSGQVNIAHAPPMVQQTKVTSVLSEPQRALLSTITAGHEVIHIAETELSCKASLPELGTDPASLKWIEQTIDTHKQNVGSQIAAMNAATAQVVTLTSGPADDVDHTAVGAAITTIANNLPEMTKGVRMIAALMEDDTSGDRLLDAARKLCSAFSDLLKATEPETKEPFYIMACIYDKYPRQSLLNAASRVGEASHQVLTTIGEENDSNRELQDMLLALAKAVANSTAALVLKAKNIAATCEDSATQNRVISAATQCALATSQLVACAKVVAPTLQSPACQTQLMNAVREVTRAVEGLVEVCNETCNDDNLLKELSAAAAEVSRTLNDLLNHIKTATRGERAKETVQEGAVETILVATDKLFASTGDAGEMVRQARVVGQATAQLIQSIKGEAERQTDSEQQCRLLAAAKVLADATAKMVEAARQCASSPHDAKMQDQLRQAAEELRAATTAAATPALRRKLIVRLEACAKQAASTATQCIAATAGVAHHNTNPSSQKELTAECQTMMQQIPHLVAGVKGTQAQPDNSTAQLNLIDASEQFLQPGNSVVKSARAVLPTVTDQASALQLNNTSQQLGTTLTDLRSAVTRAREACGGLELDAAEELINSLKDELAEFYRAVEAASLRPLPDETTESTALRLGATSKNVGFAMARLLSAAKQGNENYTGSAARETASLLKDLTYAVRGVAATSDQPETQKKVLMTADDVVLKSLCLVKEARRALKMPDNPDNEANLASVAKDVSNSLNKCVSCLPGQRDVDNAIKNIEDMTQVLCMNEYPQTNKSYGQLQSDLNNAAANLNDASSSVVSSVRSPMQLASSSKQFTNAFGDLLGVGMEMAGQTTIDTRSQMVVSLKNVSMTSSKLLVTAKTVAADPSAPNAKNQLSAAARAVTDSINYLVDVCTSAAPGQNECDNAIRNIQSMRSLLDNPSEPISDASYFECLETVMEKSKSLGDGMTGIANHAKKSEHEQFSVAVRGVSSSVCGLIEAAAQAAYLAGVSDPSSVAGKPGLVDQAQFLRAAQAIHTGCQSLGNPTSTEQQVLSAATMIAKYTSALCNACREASNKTSNPVAKRHFVQSAKDVANSTSALVKEIKALDQNYSEANRDKCGEATIPLLEAVDNLCTFAGSPEFASQPAKISIAARAAQEPITSAGKAIIDGSCAMVRAAKSLAVSPKDPPTWQLLANHSKSVSDSIKSLVASIRDKAPGQKECDAAIDKLSARIRELDAASLSAVSQALTPRRENTVQGFTDQMESSASELREKLEPLRMAAKYEAENVGHAVSQVALYCEPLVTGAIGAASNMVQSKQQMVLLDQTKTVAESALQLVCVTKETGGNPKAIKLHTEVDETVESMKDALQELQNTLETISTSNGIVTGLIDTISRAMVRLEDHRMSTIDTVDSYVDYQTRMVEAAKEIARLAQEMSTKSSTDVARIGPLAVDISHKYMQLARDTSGASAAASNADVSARLRTGVQELGRACADIVRAAGTCQISPGDAYAQREVAEHSKNVTEKVSQVLAALQAGSRGTQACINAASTVSGIIGDLDTTIMFATAGTLYAENEGDTFADHRENILKTAKALVEDTKTLVAGAASSQEQLAVAAQNAVSTIVQLAEVVKYGAASLGSQNPEAQVMLINAVKDVASALGDLIHATKAASGKPINDPSMAHLKDSAKVLEQQLHQQLVPLSDVGGSESEWFVSDQEEELIRLLSASESEQPSQRTSDLLLLM, translated from the exons ATGGCCACCCTATCTCTGCGTATCTACATCCCGGAGAAAAATGCTACGAAGACGATGCAATTCGACCCGAGCACATCCGTTTACGACGCTTGCCGTATTATCAGGGAGAAGCTCGTCGAAGCGAGTAACATGGGCCAAC CCAAGGACTACGGACTATTCCTTGCTGACGAGGACGTCAAGAAAGGAGTCTGGCTGGAGCCAGGGCGGAATCTCGATTATTACATTCTGAGGAACAGCGATCTTCTCGAGTACCGGCGCAAACTGCGGACCCTCAGAGTGCGCATGTTGGATGGAACGCTGAAGACACTGCTAGTGGATGATAGTCAACCCGTCGCCAATCTCATGGTAGTAATTTGCACGAAGATAGGCATCACGAATCATGACGAATACTCGCTGGTGCGCGAGCTGGCCGACGAGGAGACCGAGAATCAAAAGCCAGGCAATTTCGGCACCCTCACCctcaagagaaagaaagaggagaAAGGCGAACGGGACGCGAAGATGGACCAGCTTAGAAAGAAACTGAAGACCGATGACGAAG TGAATTGGATAGATCCCAGCAAGACGTTGCGGGAGCAAGGAATAGACGAGTCGGAGACGGTGTTGCTGCGGAGGAAGTTTTTCTTCTCGGATCAAAATATCGACAGCCGGGATCCCGTGCAATTATCTCTTTTGTACGTTCAAGCAAGGGACGCAATTCTAGACGGCACGCATCCGGTTACCCAGGAGAAAGCTTGCATTTTCGCCGGAATACAATGTCAAATACAATTTGGCGACTACAAGGAGGACAAGCACAAACCAGGATTCCTTGA CCTGAAGGAGTTCCTGCCTCAATCGTACGTGAAGGTGAAGGGTATCGAGAAGAAGATCTTCGCGGAGCACAAGAAACACGGAGGCGTCTCCGAGCTCGACGCCAAAGTTCTCTACACGAAGACGGCAAGATCGTTGAGCACATACGGCGTGACGTTCTTCTTGGTTAAGGAAAAAATGAAGGGCAAGAACAAGCTGGTGCCGCGTTTGCTCGGCGTCACGAAGGACTCCGTGCTGCGACTCGATGAGAAGACGAAGGAGATCCTGAAGACCTGGCCGTTGACCACCGTCCGACGTTGGGGCGCCTCTCCAAACACGTTTACGCTCGATTTCGGCGATTACTCCGATCAATATTACAGCGTGCAGACCACCGAGGCCGAGCAAATTTTACAGCTTATTTCCGGTTACATCGACATCATCCTGAAGAAGCAAAAAGCCAAGGATCACTTCGGCATCGAAGGAGACGAGGGCTCCACTATGGTTGAGGACAGCGTGTCGCCTCTAAA AGCAACATTCATGCAACACGCAACGAGCAACGTCGGCAAAGGAAATGTAGAAGCTGTATCAGTGGCTATACCAGCAGTTATGAGAGTCGGAGATG GGGCTCGACCATATGAGACTGGGCACATGGGCGGTGCTCAATACACGACTGTCAGCGGCCAGGTGAACATCGCTCACGCTCCACCGATG GTACAACAAACCAAGGTCACATCCGTCCTGTCCGAACCACAACGTGCCTTACTGTCGACTATCACCGCTGGTCACGAGGTGATCCATATTGCGGAGACCGAGCTGTCCTGCAAGGCCTCGTTGCCCGAGCTGGGTACGGATCCAGCCTCTTTGAAATGGATCGAACAGACCATAGATACGCACAAGCAGAACGTCGGCTCGCAAATCGCGGCGATGAACGCCGCGACAGCGCAGGTTGTTACTTTGACATCCGGCCCAGCCGACGACGTCGATCACACCGCTGTAGGAGCAGCAATCACCACAATCGCCAACAACCTGCCCGAGATGACGAAGGGGGTCCGGATGATCGCTGCCCTCATGGAGGACGACACTTCCGGCGACAGGCTCCTGGATGCCGCTAGGAAACTTTGCTCGGCATTCTCTGATTTACTGAAAGCTACCGAGCCCGAGACCAAAGAG CCTTTCTACATAATGGCTTGTATCTACGATAAATAC CCGAGACAGAGCCTGCTTAACGCTGCGTCTCGCGTGGGCGAGGCTTCGCATCAAGTATTAACAACCATTGGAGAAGAGAATGACTCGAACCGGGAGCTACAGGACATGTTGCTCGCTCTGGCAAAGGCGGTAGCTAACTCGACTGCCGCGTTGGTGCTCAAAGCGAAGAACATAGCAGCCACTTGCGAAGATTCAGCAACACAAAACCGCGTGATATCCGCTGCCACGCAATGTGCCCTAGCTACGTCGCAGCTGGTAGCGTGTGCCAAGGTCGTGGCACCAACCCTACAATCCCCAGCTTGCCAGACGCAGCTGATGAACGCCGTCAGAGAAGTGACAAGAGCAGTCGAAGGTTTGGTCGAAGTGTGCAACGAGACCTGTAACGACGACAACCTCCTGAAAGAACTGAGCGCAGCAGCCGCCGAAGTCAGCAGGACCTTGAACGACCTGCTGAACCACATAAAGACAGCCACGAGAGGAGAACGTGCCAAAGAGACAGTGCAAGAGGGAGCGGTAGAGACGATACTGGTAGCAACGGATAAGCTGTTTGCCAGCACTGGAGACGCCGGCGAGATGGTCAGGCAGGCGAGGGTAGTCGGTCAAGCAACCGCCCAATTGATCCAGAGCATAAAAGGCGAGGCAGAGAGGCAGACAGACTCGGAGCAGCAGTGTCGACTATTGGCTGCAGCGAAAGTGCTAGCTGACGCCACTGCGAAGATGGTGGAGGCAGCCAGACAGTGCGCTAGCAGTCCCCATGACGCCAAGATGCAGGACCAATTGCGCCAGGCTGCGGAGGAGCTCAGAGCAGCGACAACCGCGGCTGCCACTCCGGCTTTGAGGAGGAAATTGATCGTTAGGTTGGAAGCTTGCGCTAAACAGGCTGCTTCTACCGCTACTCAATGCATTGCTGCTACTGCCGGAGTCGCGCACCACAACACTAACCCGTCTAGTCAGAAGGAATTAACCGCAGAATGCCAAACCATGATGCAGCAAATACCACACCTAGTGGCAGGCGTGAAGGGTACACAAGCGCAGCCAGATAACTCCACGGCACAATTGAACCTGATCGACGCGTCCGAACAGTTCCTGCAGCCTGGAAACTCTGTAGTCAAATCCGCTAGAGCGGTCCTACCAACAGTCACTGATCAAGCCTCGGCATTGCAGTTGAACAACACCTCTCAGCAGTTGGGCACTACTTTGACGGACTTGAGGTCTGCTGTGACTCGTGCTAGAGAAGCCTGCGGCGGTTTAGAGCTGGACGCTGCTGAGGAATTAATCAACAGTCTGAAGGACGAGTTGGCCGAGTTTTATAGAGCTGTCGAAGCCGCGTCCTTGAGACCCCTACCGGACGAGACCACGGAATCCACCGCTCTTCGGTTGGGCGCTACCTCGAAGAATGTCGGATTCGCGATGGCTCGACTCTTGTCTGCTGCCAAACAAGGAAACGAGAATTACACCGGAAGCGCCGCCAGAGAGACAGCCTCTTTGTTGAAGGACCTGACTTATGCTGTTCGAGGCGTGGCCGCCACGTCGGATCAACCTGAAACGCAGAAGAAGGTGCTGATGACGGCGGATGACGTTGTCCTGAAGTCGCTGTGCCTTGTCAAAGAAGCCAGACGAGCCCTGAAGATGCCAGATAATCCTGATAACGAAGCTAACTTGGCTTCCGTTGCTAAAGACGTGTCGAACTCTTTGAACAAGTGCGTCTCCTGCTTACCTGGTCAGAGAGACGTCGACAATGCGATCAAGAATATCGAGGACATGACGCAAGTGCTCTGCATGAACGAATACCCGCAAACCAACAAGAGTTATGG ACAACTGCAATCCGATTTGAACAACGCAGCCGCAAACCTAAATGACGCTTCCTCGAGCGTGGTCTCATCCGTGCGTTCTCCAATGCAACTTGCAAGCTCTTCGAAACAATTCACGAATGCTTTCGGAGACCTATTAGGTGTTGGAATGGAAATGGCTGGTCAAACGACGATCGACACCCGCAGTCAGATGGTGGTCTCTTTGAAGAACGTCAGTATGACATCGAGCAAGCTGTTGGTAACTGCTAAAACTGTGGCCGCTGACCCCAGCGCGCCGAATGCAAAGAACCAGCTATCTGCTGCTGCTAGAGCAGTAACCGATTCCATCAATTACCTCGTTGACGTTTGTACATCTGCTGCACCTGGGCAAAATGAGTGCGACAATGCTATTAGAAACATCCAGTCGATGCGATCTCTGTTGGACAACCCTAGCGAGCCTATATCCGACGCGTCATACTTCGAGTGTCTCGAAACGGTCATGGAGAAAAGCAAGAGCCTTGGCGATGGAATGACAGGCATAGCCAATCACGCTAAGAAATCAGAACACGAGCAGTTCTCTGTAGCCGTTCGAGGAGTCTCCTCGTCCGTCTGTGGCCTCATAGAAGCAGCAGCTCAAGCAGCGTACCTGGCAGGTGTGAGCGACCCATCTTCAGTCGCTGGCAAACCAGGTCTCGTAGACCAAGCTCAGTTCTTGAGAGCCGCGCAAGCCATCCACACCGGTTGCCAGAGTCTTGGAAACCCAACCAGTACCGAGCAACAGGTCCTCTCAGCCGCTACCATGATCGCAAAGTACACGAGCGCGCTATGTAACGCTTGCCGAGAAGCATCCAACAAGACCAGCAATCCGGTCGCCAAGAGACACTTCGTTCAGTCGGCTAAGGACGTTGCCAACTCCACATCCGCTCTAGTGAAGGAGATCAAGGCACTCGACCAGAATTATTCCGAAGCTAACAGGGACAAGTGCGGCGAGGCCACGATACCTCTTCTAGAAGCAGTTGATAATTTATGTACCTTCGCGGGGTCGCCCGAGTTCGCCAGTCAGCCTGCTAAGATATCCATCGCTGCTAGGGCTGCTCAAGAGCCAATTACTAGCGCGGGGAAGGCTATCATCGATGGCTCTTGTGCCATGGTGCGAGCAGCAAAGAGCTTGGCTGTTAGTCCCAAGGATCCTCCGACTTGGCAGCTGCTAGCAAATCACAGCAAGAGCGTTAGCGACTCTATTAAGTCCCTAGTTGCATCTATTAGAGATAAAGCACCAGGACAAAAGGAATGCGATGCGGCCATTGATAAATTGTCCGCCAGGATTAGAGAGTTGGACGCTGCTTCGCTCAGCGCGGTGTCACAGGCGCTGACACCGCGACGGGAGAACACCGTTCAAGGATTCACTGATCAAATGGAGAGCAGTGCGAGCGAATTGCGCGAGAAACTGGAGCCTTTGCGAATGGCTGCTAAATACGAAGCTGAGAACGTAGGCCACGCTGTCAGCCAAGTGGCGCTGTACTGCGAACCTTTGGTCACTGGAGCCATTGGTGCTGCCTCGAACATGGTACAATCGAAACAACAAATGGTGCTACTTGATCAAACGAAAACCGTTGCCGAATCTGCTCTGCAGCTTGTCTGTGTAACTAAGGAGACCGGGGGTAACCCGAAGGCCATCAAGTTGCATACAGAGGTGGACGAAACTGTGGAGTCTATGAAAGATGCGCTGCAGGAGTTGCAAAATACTTTGGAGACCATTTCTACTTCGAATGGCATTGTCACCGGGCTGATCGATACTATCTCGCGGGCTATGGTCAGGTTAGAGGACCATAGGATGTCTACTATTGATACGGTTGATTCTTATGTGGACTATCAGACCAGGATGGTGGAGGCTGCTAAGGAGATTGCGCGACTGGCACAAGAGATG TCAACAAAGTCCAGCACCGACGTGGCCAGGATCGGTCCGCTCGCAGTGGACATCTCCCACAAGTACATGCAACTGGCTCGCGACACCTCTGGTGCTTCAGCAGCAGCATCCAACGCTGATGTATCTGCAAGACTTCGCACAGGTGTGCAAGAGCTTGGTCGAGCTTGCGCCGACATTGTACGAGCTGCTGGAACCTGTCAAATTTCGCCTGGCGATGCTTACGCTCAGAGAGAAGTAGCGGAACACAGCAAGAACGTGACGGAGAAGGTTTCGCAGGTGTTAGCCGCGCTTCAAGCAGGTTCCCGGGGCACGCAAGCTTGCATCAACGCAGCCAGCACAGTATCGGGGATCATCGGAGACCTGGATACCACGATTATGTTCGCCACTGCTGGAACATTGTACGCGGAGAACGAGGGCGACACTTTTGCCGATCACAGAGAGAACATCTTGAAGACAGCCAAAGCTCTGGTAGAGGATACTAAGACGCTCGTTGCGGGCGCTGCGTCCTCGCAAGAACAATTAGCTGTTGCTGCGCAGAATGCTGTATCGACGATTGTCCAACTGGCTGAAGTTGTGAAATATGGAGCTGCTAGCTTGGGTAGCCAAAATCCTGAAGCCCAGGTGATGCTTATCAATGCCGTAAAGGATGTTGCTTCTGCTCTTGGTGACCTCATACATGCTACCAAAGCTGCCAGCGGCAAACCCATCAATGATCCAAGCATGGCACACCTGAAGGACTCCGCTAAG GTGTTAGAACAGCAGCTACACCAGCAGCTGGTGCCTCTGAGCGACGTCGGCGGCTCGGAGTCCGAGTGGTTCGTGTCCGATCAAGAGGAGGAGCTGATTCGTCTGCTATCAGCCTCCGAGAGCGAACAACCGTCTCAGCGAACTTCCGATTTGCTGTTGCTCATGTAG